Proteins from a single region of Trichoderma asperellum chromosome 3, complete sequence:
- a CDS encoding uncharacterized protein (EggNog:ENOG41~TransMembrane:2 (o346-371i481-499o)), translated as MVNPGHASKGCTTCKLRRIRCDYGRPFCLHCIKSKRICLAYNVRKKQTMMSHENIDYDNVAPNIHPPAATSQLTVSYPLSRPNHLRANYGASQSNIGFYPYSLVSTYGGKGIHRLVWDDCDNESVAGREHLAMAIWSILETLNKSFHSLRRPIQTIEARKDLLKKYGSATRQLREALTLWPSSSVLLIPIFHFSLYEMIVNLNSEDRTWQTHLSGLLIILQRIPYNTTKFTLTKAIEITDLVTDVNKALVSSTTGGLERASLLLDIVELQLRELVTEMDAIASNSPPPLRKLDIKKLQVSIKRICNQLDLFPTVVRDSIRSTTAPISLGNQPDKGCQNILTNDLVVMQWVVFYTLQIMTSAVLLKIGSFLYSDATYRCKREFAVLSHIIQGAAEGICSITTSYIGLSTQTASYRLAMPHIKTTQALIFIWPLFCVSKAPGLIDLQRNWAREVLWAIGEQCSIPKAMALACSSGENIGQSDILAGILLVSLSLILPNPMFI; from the exons ATGGTCAATCCAGGTCACGCCAGTAAAGGATGCACCACCTGCAAATTGAGGCGGATTCGATGCGACTATGGCCGCCCATTTTGCTTGCATTGCATCAAGTCTAAACGGATTTGCCTGGCCTACAATGTCCGGAAGAAACAAACGATGATGTCTCACGAAAACATTGATTATGACAATGTCGCTCCAAACATACATCCTCCAGCTGCTACGTCCCAGTTGACTGTATCATACCCTCTATCACGCCCAAATCATTTAAGGGCAAATTACGGCGCGTCCCAATCAAATATTGGCTTCTATCCCTATAGCCTAGTCTCTACCTACGGCGGAAAAGGTATCCATCGACTCGTCTGGGACGACTGTGATAATGAATCAGTAGCTGGCAGAGAACATCTTGCCATGGCAATATGGTCTATCCTAGAGACATTAAATAAATCCTTTCACTCACTTCGGCGGCCTATTCAAACTATAGAGGCGCGAAAAGACTTACTTAAAAAGTACGGCTCCGCTACACGGCAGCTCAGAGAGGCTCTTACTCtttggccatcttcatcggTCTTATTAATTCCAATTTTCCATTTCTCCCTATATGAA ATGATCGTCAACCTAAATTCGGAAGACAGAACTTGGCAGACCCATCTTAGTGGCCTGTTAATTATACTCCAACGAATACCGTACAACACTACAAAATTTACCTTGACTAAAGCAATAGAGATTACAGATTTAGTAACTGATGTTAATAAAGCCCTGGTATCATCAACTACAGGCGGCCTAGAAAGAGCGTCCTTGCTGTTGGATATTGTTGAGCTTCAGCTTCGTGAGTTGGTTACCGAGATGGATGCTATTGCGAGCAATTCACCACCGCCTCTGCGAAAACTGGACATAAAGAAGCTGCAAGTGTCGATTAAGCGTATTTGCAATCAATTAGATCTATTTCCGACCGTGGTTCGCGATAGCATCCGTTCCACAACGGCTCCAATTAGCCTAGGCAACCAGCCGGATAAAGGGTGTCAAAATATTCTTACAAATG ACTTGGTTGTGATGCAATGGGTAGTGTTTTATACCCTGCAAATCATGACATCTGCAGTGCTTCTGAAGATTGGTAGCTTCCTCTACTCAGATGCGACTTATCGCTGCAAAAGAGAATTCGCAGTATTATCTCATATCATACAAGGAGCGGCTGAGGGGATATGCTCTATTACCACTTCCTATATTGGGTTGAGCACCCAGACAGCGTCATATCGCCTTGCAATGCCACATATAAAAACGACGCAAGCTCTAATTTTCATATGGCCTTTGTTTTGTGTCTCTAAAGCTCCTGGCCTGATAGATCTGCAAAGGAATTGGGCTAGAGAAGTACTCTGGGCTATTGGAGAACAATGCTCGATCCCTAAAGCAATGGCATTA GCATGTTCAAGCGGAGAAAATATCGGGCAATCCGACATCTTAGCAGGGATACTGCTTGTTAGCCTCTCACTCATCTTACCAAATCCCATGTTCATTTAG
- a CDS encoding uncharacterized protein (TransMembrane:1 (o346-371i)~EggNog:ENOG41) → MVNPGHASKGCTTCKLRRIRCDYGRPFCLHCIKSKRICLAYNVRKKQTMMSHENIDYDNVAPNIHPPAATSQLTVSYPLSRPNHLRANYGASQSNIGFYPYSLVSTYGGKGIHRLVWDDCDNESVAGREHLAMAIWSILETLNKSFHSLRRPIQTIEARKDLLKKYGSATRQLREALTLWPSSSVLLIPIFHFSLYEMIVNLNSEDRTWQTHLSGLLIILQRIPYNTTKFTLTKAIEITDLVTDVNKALVSSTTGGLERASLLLDIVELQLRELVTEMDAIASNSPPPLRKLDIKKLQVSIKRICNQLDLFPTVVRDSIRSTTAPISLGNQPDKGCQNILTNDLVVMQWVVFYTLQIMTSAVLLKIGSFLYSDATYRCKREFAVLSHIIQGAAEGICSITTSYIGLSTQTASYRLAMPHIKTTQALIFIWPLFCVSKAPGLIDLQRNWAREVLWAIGEQCSIPKAMALVSWPSIKQLVPLFTLEGTLI, encoded by the exons ATGGTCAATCCAGGTCACGCCAGTAAAGGATGCACCACCTGCAAATTGAGGCGGATTCGATGCGACTATGGCCGCCCATTTTGCTTGCATTGCATCAAGTCTAAACGGATTTGCCTGGCCTACAATGTCCGGAAGAAACAAACGATGATGTCTCACGAAAACATTGATTATGACAATGTCGCTCCAAACATACATCCTCCAGCTGCTACGTCCCAGTTGACTGTATCATACCCTCTATCACGCCCAAATCATTTAAGGGCAAATTACGGCGCGTCCCAATCAAATATTGGCTTCTATCCCTATAGCCTAGTCTCTACCTACGGCGGAAAAGGTATCCATCGACTCGTCTGGGACGACTGTGATAATGAATCAGTAGCTGGCAGAGAACATCTTGCCATGGCAATATGGTCTATCCTAGAGACATTAAATAAATCCTTTCACTCACTTCGGCGGCCTATTCAAACTATAGAGGCGCGAAAAGACTTACTTAAAAAGTACGGCTCCGCTACACGGCAGCTCAGAGAGGCTCTTACTCtttggccatcttcatcggTCTTATTAATTCCAATTTTCCATTTCTCCCTATATGAA ATGATCGTCAACCTAAATTCGGAAGACAGAACTTGGCAGACCCATCTTAGTGGCCTGTTAATTATACTCCAACGAATACCGTACAACACTACAAAATTTACCTTGACTAAAGCAATAGAGATTACAGATTTAGTAACTGATGTTAATAAAGCCCTGGTATCATCAACTACAGGCGGCCTAGAAAGAGCGTCCTTGCTGTTGGATATTGTTGAGCTTCAGCTTCGTGAGTTGGTTACCGAGATGGATGCTATTGCGAGCAATTCACCACCGCCTCTGCGAAAACTGGACATAAAGAAGCTGCAAGTGTCGATTAAGCGTATTTGCAATCAATTAGATCTATTTCCGACCGTGGTTCGCGATAGCATCCGTTCCACAACGGCTCCAATTAGCCTAGGCAACCAGCCGGATAAAGGGTGTCAAAATATTCTTACAAATG ACTTGGTTGTGATGCAATGGGTAGTGTTTTATACCCTGCAAATCATGACATCTGCAGTGCTTCTGAAGATTGGTAGCTTCCTCTACTCAGATGCGACTTATCGCTGCAAAAGAGAATTCGCAGTATTATCTCATATCATACAAGGAGCGGCTGAGGGGATATGCTCTATTACCACTTCCTATATTGGGTTGAGCACCCAGACAGCGTCATATCGCCTTGCAATGCCACATATAAAAACGACGCAAGCTCTAATTTTCATATGGCCTTTGTTTTGTGTCTCTAAAGCTCCTGGCCTGATAGATCTGCAAAGGAATTGGGCTAGAGAAGTACTCTGGGCTATTGGAGAACAATGCTCGATCCCTAAAGCAATGGCATTAGTAAGCTGGCCTTCAATCAAACAATTGGTGCCTCTCTTTACTCTTGAAGGGACTCTGATTTAG
- a CDS encoding uncharacterized protein (EggNog:ENOG41~TransMembrane:14 (o157-173i185-207o227-246i258-281o325-352i397-419o474-496i571-592o598-619i680-700o750-768i780-802o822-839i851-873o)), which translates to MAPQEDYVDNSVDRDNSSPERPLDEKTAFPSTVHDVDDAVHDLAEKLGDRVTGTAPLDDIEYVMDKIETLTVEESKEIIQKLLKDHEYDYNFSNSQREKLATLTEGPSDGQDPEEWELELKTEAAINKFYSPYPEVRAITTPTDDVNIPCETIRAHLLGYIWAVLAQFTNSLFNSRFPSITLTSAVAQILLYPCGLLLALVLPDWGFTIRGQRISLNPGPWSYKEQMLSTIIIDVGLTSAYCFWNIQTQTVYYKDKWLTPGYGILLLLSTQLMGLGFSGLLRRFVVYPAEAIWPNILPTVALNRALLVPEKVEVIHGWRLSRYKFFFIFFGGMFIYFWLPDFIFPALSYFAWMTWISPNNFNLNIITGSTNGLGFNPISTFDWNVISTYSLPLAYPFFAYFQQFLGTVVGGLIIIALYWSNTNWSAYLPINSSGIFDNTGQSYNITRVVNPNDGFLNETAYKEYSPAFYSAGNLLIYGAFFAFYPLTMVFILLDAWRPLLKAYKSTARAAIDSIRKTFVGTKNAVASLARGNVREAGRHLYDILNDDTSIYDGFDDPLTKLMRNYPEVPDWWFLIIALVAFIFAIIIVAHWPQLNTPVWTVFFVIGLNLVFLIPMSYLYSISGTTEGLNVVTELIVGYALPGHPEALMFVKAFGYNINGQADNYISDQKMGFYAKVPPRAMYRGQVLSAIITALVAYAVVQFADNDIAGICTPGQVSNFNCENGSQVYFSSSVVWGAIGPKRIFSQIYPTIKYTFLFGFLLALLWWGLKRFGSYVREGFRAALPAIIFKPINLIVFTPISWLKHVHPSLVLNGMLLWAPLNLTYFTGGLYFSFAFMYYLKRYKTAWWEKYNYVLAAALTGGVAFSGIIVFFAVQYHPKTISWWGTKVLGATIDGGAGRQSLLTELPAKGYFGPDTWF; encoded by the exons ATGGCTCCACAAGAAGACTACGTCGACAACTCTGTCGATAGGGATAATTCCTCGCCTGAACGGCCTCTTGATGAAAAGACAGCTTTCCCTAGCACGGTCCACGATGTCGACGATGCCGTACATGATCTTGCTGAAAAGCTTGGTGATAGGGTTACTGGCACGGCACCGTTGGATGACATTGAATATGTCATGGACAAGATCGAAACGTTGACTGTcgaagagagcaaagagatTATTCAAAAACTTCTCAAAGATCACGAGTACGACTATAACTTCTCCAATAGTCAGCGCGAGAAGCTTGCAACTTTGACTGAGGGACCCTCCGACGGACAGGATCCTGAAGAGTGGGAGCTGGAGTTAAAAACCGAGGCGGCAATCAACAAGTTCTATTCACCATACCCCGAGGTGCGCGCTATTACGACACCGACAGACGATGTCAATATTCCATGCGAGACTATTCGTGCCCACTTGCTTGGCTATATATGGGCGGTTCTCGCCCAATTCACCAATTCATTGTTTAATTCGCGTTTTCCATCAATCACGCTGACATCTGCCGTTGCGCAAATCCTTCTATACCCATGCGGCTTATTACTTGCCCTCGTTTTGCCAGACTGGGGTTTCACAATTCGTGGTCAGAGGATCTCGCTCAACCCAGGCCCATGGTCGTACAAAGAACAGATGCTTTCCACTATCATCATTGATGTTGGACTGACATCGGCCTATTGCTTCTGGAATATCCAGACTCAGACTGTTTACTACAAGGACAAATGGCTTACTCCTGGATATGGCATTCTGTTGCTTCTTTCTACGCAACTCATGGGCTTGGGATTCTCCGGCTTGCTCCGTCGCTTTGTCGTTTATCCGGCGGAGGCCATATGGCCCAATATTCTTCCTACAGTGGCACTGAACAGAGCATTGTTGGTCCCTGAAAAAGTGGAAGTAATTCATGGCTGGCGGCTATCGCGTTACaagttcttctttattttcttcggCGGcatgtttatttatttttggcTTCCAGACTTCATTTTCCCGGCTCTCAGTTATTTTGCCTGGATGACATGGATCTCACCAAACAATTTCAACTTGAACATAATTACTGGTTCTACAAATGGGCTTGGATTCAATCCCATTTCGACTTTCGACTGGAATGTGATTTCCACATATTCACTTCCTCTTGCTTACCCATTCTTTGCATACTTTCAACAGTTCCTGGGTACAGTTGTGGGTGGGCTGATCATTATTGCATTGTATTGGTCCAACACAAATTGGTCGGCATATCTCCCTATCAATTCATCCGGCATCTTTGATAATACTGGTCAATCATATAATATTACGAGAGTTGTCAATCCCAATGACGGTTTCCTCAATGAAACTGCTTACAAGGAGTACTCCCCCGCTTTCTATAGCGCGGGAAATTTGCTCATCTATGGCGCATTCTTTGCTTTCTACCCCCTTACGATGGTATTCATATTACTTGATGCTTGGCGACCACTTCTCAAAGCCTACAAGTCTACGGCAAGAGCCGCTATCGATTCGATAAGAAAAACCTTTGTTGGTACAAAAAATGCAGTCGCGTCGCTTGCCAGAGGCAATGTACGTGAAGCCGGTCGACATCTGTATGATATACTAAACGACGACACATCAATATATGACGGATTCGATGACCCACTGACAAAACTCATGCGTAATTATCCCGAAGTACCGGATTGGTGGTTCTTGATTATTGCACTCGTTGCGTTCATCTTTGCAATTATCATTGTAGCCCACTGGCCCCAGCTCAATACGCCTGTTTGGACTGTCTTCTTTGTGATTGGATTGAATCTGGTGTTCCTCATTCCAATGTCCTACCTCTATTCAATCTCTGGCACAACTGAAGGGTTAAACGTTGTCACGGAGTTGATTGTCGGTTACGCTTTACCTGGTCACCCCGAGGCCTTGATGTTTGTCAAGGCGTTTGGGTACAACATCAATGGGCAAGCAGATAATTATATTTCGGACCAGAAGATGGGCTTCTATGCCAAGGTCCCCCCACGCGCTATGTATCGTGGCCAAGTATTGAGCGCCATTATTACTGCGCTTGTCGCATACGCAGTTGTCCAATTTGCTGACAATGATATTGCGGGCATTTGCACTCCGGGCCAGGTCTCCAATTTCAATTGTGAGAACGGATCGCAAGTATATTTCTCGTCGTCTGTTGTCTGG GGTGCAATCGGTCCCAAGAGAATTTTTAGCCAGATCTATCCGACCATTAAATACACATTCCTCTTTGGCTTCCTGCTCGCCCTCCTTTGGTGGGGCCTTAAGCGCTTTGGTTCCTACGTCCGCGAGGGATTCAGAGCTGCGTTGCCTGCCATCATTTTCAAGCCTATCAACCTGATTGTATTTACGCCTATTTCATGGTTGAAGCACGTACATCCATCCCTTGTACTTAACGGAATGCTTTTATGGGCGCCTCTCAATCTCACCTACTTCACTGGTGGCCTTTATTTCTCCTTCGCTTTCATGTACTATCTGAAAAGATACAAGACAGCCTGGTGGGAGAAGTACAATTATGTCTTAGCCGCCGCACTCACTGGCGGGGTCGCGTTTTCAGGTATTATCGTCTTCTTTGCTGTGCAATACCACCCCAAAACAATTAGCTGGTGGGGTACTAAGGTGCTTGGAGCCACGATTGATGGTGGCGCTGGCCGCCAGAGTCTGCTCACCGAATTACCTGCGAAGGGCTACTTCGGCCCTGACACATGGTTTTAG
- a CDS encoding uncharacterized protein (EggNog:ENOG41) yields the protein MLQIHIKYGPVVRVGPNTVFYSHPDASKEIRGHRKGNRVEHLKDPHLHSGNQSNAIGASRENHVRYRRSLAYGFSHQAMLDQEPIINKYVDTLLTELKTQCANQEKVDVVRWYNYTTFDIIGDLAFGEPFYCLEKSDYHPWVALIFSGVKNLSFISVCSKYGTLGMILALLFVPKDLPAKGREHRRLSVEKTRRRLDSGSSRPDFMTALTTTRGSTEELTFEELVSNASLLIAAGSETTATALSATTYYLGLYPETFRKLADEIRSSFRSEKDIKLTSVQHLNYLKAVIDEAMRLFPAAPGTQPRIISPGGDVIVGRYVPAGTIVGVWQWVNHHNPAHFCDAESFIPERWFGDARFENDKRDAFMPFSVGPRNCIGHK from the exons ATGCTTCAAATTCACATCAAATATGGACCAGTCGTGCGTGTTGGTCCCAACACAGTGTTTTACAGTCATCCAGATGCCTCCAAAGAAATTCGTGGTCACCGTAAAGGCAATCGGGTAGAGCATCTGAAAGATCCCCATCTACACTCTGGTAATCAAAGCAATGCTATCGGTGCAAGCCGAGAGAATCACGTTCGGTACAGACGCAGCTTGGCTTATGGATTTTCGCACCAGGCCATGCTTGATCAAGAGCCAATCATCAATAAGTACGTTGATACGTTATTAACGGAGCTTAAAACGCAGTGCGCAAACCAAGAAAAAGTCGATGTTGTCAGGTGGTACAATTATACAACATTTGATATCATTGGGGATTTGGCTTTCGGTGAACCCTTCTACTGTCTCGAGAAATCAGATTATCATCCATGGGTCGCACTTATCTTTTCTGGCGTTAAGAATTTGTCATTTATATCGGTGTGCTCGAAATACGGAACGCTTGGTATGATACTGGCATTACTTTTTGTTCCGAAAGATTTACCAGCAAAAGGTAGAGAACATCGAAGGTTATCTGTTGAAAAAACGCGTAGGAGACTCGACTCGGGATCAAGCCGACCGGATTTTATGACAGCATTGACGACGACTCGAGGGTCTACAGAA gaATTAACATTCGAAGAGTTAGTATCAAACGCTAGCCTGCTTATCGCTGCTGGTTCAGAGACAACTGCCACGGCCTTGTCGGCAACAACCTACTATCTTGGGCTCTATCCAGAAACCTTTCGGAAGCTGGCTGATGAAATTCGTTCATCGTTTCGGTCGGAGAAGGATATAAAACTAACTAGCGTTCAGCACCTCAATTATTTGAAAGCCGTGATTGACGAGGCGATGAGGTTATTTCCCGCGGCGCCTGGCACGCAGCCTCGCATTATTTCGCCTGGTGGCGACGTAATTGTTGGCAGATACGTCCCAGCCGGT ACTATCGTTGGAGTATGGCAATGGGTGAATCATCATAATCCCGCGCATTTTTGTGACGCCGAATCTTTTATTCCGGAACGATGGTTTGGCGATGCACGCTTCGAAAACGACAAAAGAGACGCGTTTATGCCATTTTCTGTTGGCCCGCGAAACTGTATTGGACACAAGTAA